The following are encoded in a window of Methylicorpusculum oleiharenae genomic DNA:
- a CDS encoding helix-turn-helix transcriptional regulator has protein sequence MSQEMLSRQDQLLELLLNSRKGLSIEEIATRLEISRNAVKQHLTGLENSQLVKKDTLNSTGGRPSRNYVLTEKGINHFPKQYAWFCSLLLAELKDEMKDELFRAFMRRIAEKLAKTLKPQFLGKNLAERTELLVEIMQSLGYHADLSTGPVNTETAIEAFNCVYHDLALQHPELCEFDRTLMTALLEQPVEQTGCMANNDCSCLFKIKLNADCV, from the coding sequence ATGTCACAGGAAATGCTATCAAGACAGGATCAACTATTAGAATTGCTGCTGAATTCAAGAAAAGGTCTGAGTATTGAGGAAATTGCAACCCGCCTGGAAATATCCAGAAACGCCGTTAAACAACACCTGACCGGCCTTGAAAATAGTCAACTGGTAAAAAAAGATACGCTGAACAGCACCGGTGGAAGACCTTCCCGGAATTACGTATTAACCGAAAAAGGCATTAATCATTTCCCTAAACAATATGCCTGGTTTTGTAGCTTGTTATTGGCGGAACTGAAAGATGAAATGAAGGATGAATTGTTCAGAGCCTTCATGCGAAGAATAGCGGAAAAACTCGCAAAAACGCTAAAGCCGCAATTTTTAGGAAAAAATCTAGCAGAAAGAACCGAACTTCTGGTAGAAATCATGCAATCCTTAGGATACCACGCCGATTTGAGCACAGGCCCCGTTAATACTGAAACGGCAATCGAAGCGTTTAACTGCGTTTATCATGATCTAGCTCTACAACATCCCGAGCTGTGCGAGTTCGATCGAACTCTGATGACGGCCCTTCTGGAACAACCCGTTGAACAAACAGGTTGTATGGCTAACAATGACTGTTCATGCCTGTTCAAAATAAAATTGAATGCTGATTGTGTTTAA
- a CDS encoding OmpA family protein has protein sequence MKKKQILALALLSAIGLTSVAQADDHTTDDRWYVAPFGTFIKSGGDRNAKDDWGGGMGFGKMLNEHFNVELKGFYQGFNSQSGGRWDLTGGTADLQYFFFRDKFSPYAVIGAGGMNTSFRGESGATIIGEAGTGFTYELHDNFLLRSDVRYRYNNNLNSHLQAGTEEFHDMTVNVGFVVPFGEKPQAVASNYEAPAPIPVVDDCSTRDSDADGVNDCLDKCPGTMSGSKVDYQGCPVQIELKGVNFKYDSAELTPNAEAILDGVASQLKAYPQGKEIEVQGHTSSEGGYKYNVRLSQRRSQSVVDYLRSKGVTDSMHAKGYGPDRPVAENQTEAGRSLNRRVELVWVE, from the coding sequence ATGAAAAAGAAACAGATATTGGCCTTGGCCTTGTTGTCTGCTATCGGCTTAACGTCGGTTGCGCAGGCGGATGATCATACTACCGATGATCGCTGGTATGTGGCTCCCTTTGGAACCTTTATCAAATCAGGCGGCGATCGCAATGCGAAAGACGATTGGGGTGGCGGCATGGGCTTCGGTAAGATGCTCAATGAACACTTCAATGTTGAGCTGAAAGGTTTTTACCAAGGTTTTAACAGCCAATCAGGTGGACGTTGGGACCTGACCGGTGGTACAGCTGACCTTCAGTATTTCTTTTTCCGCGACAAATTTTCACCTTACGCTGTAATTGGCGCAGGTGGTATGAATACTTCATTTCGTGGTGAAAGCGGAGCCACTATCATCGGTGAAGCCGGTACAGGTTTCACTTACGAACTCCATGATAACTTTTTGTTACGCAGTGACGTTCGTTACCGTTACAACAACAACTTGAATTCTCATTTACAGGCAGGAACTGAAGAGTTTCATGATATGACTGTCAACGTGGGATTCGTTGTTCCTTTCGGTGAAAAACCACAAGCAGTAGCCAGCAATTATGAAGCCCCTGCTCCGATTCCTGTTGTTGATGATTGCTCTACTCGCGACTCTGATGCAGACGGCGTTAATGATTGTTTAGACAAATGCCCAGGCACAATGTCAGGCAGTAAAGTTGATTACCAAGGTTGCCCGGTTCAAATTGAATTGAAAGGTGTTAATTTCAAATATGATTCTGCTGAGTTGACACCCAATGCCGAAGCCATTCTTGACGGCGTGGCTTCACAATTGAAAGCCTACCCACAAGGTAAAGAAATAGAAGTTCAAGGTCATACCAGTAGTGAAGGCGGTTATAAGTATAACGTAAGATTATCTCAGCGCCGTTCACAATCGGTAGTGGATTATTTGAGATCTAAAGGCGTTACCGACAGCATGCATGCCAAAGGTTACGGCCCTGATCGTCCAGTTGCTGAAAACCAAACAGAAGCAGGACGTTCTTTGAATCGTCGTGTTGAATTGGTCTGGGTTGAATAA
- a CDS encoding ArnT family glycosyltransferase, whose protein sequence is MRLKLSNPIWLVLLWTGLISVSLINRPLFPIDETRYLAVAWEMWSRNDFLVPYINGQPYSHKPPFLFWLMQLSWGVFGVNEWTPRLIAPAFALATVFLSAPFARLLWPKRPAIGDSVPFILLGFWLWIIFSTLTLFDMLLSFFVLLGLYSLVKASLTHSGFKYWLLLGLAVGGGILTKGPVILIHCLPVALLAPWWTRDTEANAINWRSWYLGVLLGLLTGVLIALSWAIPAGFSGGEAYQKAIFLGQTTGRLVNSFAHAKPWWWYLVFSPLFLLPWLLWRPFWAGLTTLKLNEKGMRLCIAWFLPVFIAFSFVSGKQLHYLLPEIPALALLIARSADGASLTKGQQFHHLLTGMALLVGLIAVGLSRVSETLSWPETAESLLFNWGSLLLISGVVLRFIAVQSLKHSALLICLTSILLLSVTSSAYFSLEHQRYDLEQPSKTVANLLAEGKPIVHYKKYHGEYNFYGRLPHGLPVVPDALKWSRQHPEGYIIIAYKPKKHVHREGIVFKHAFKNKTKAIISADFLLKDPELQALLNQ, encoded by the coding sequence GTGCGCTTAAAACTCTCTAACCCGATTTGGCTGGTGCTTCTGTGGACCGGCTTGATATCGGTGTCATTGATAAACCGGCCTTTATTTCCTATCGATGAAACCCGTTATCTGGCTGTGGCTTGGGAAATGTGGAGTCGAAATGATTTTTTGGTGCCCTATATCAATGGGCAACCCTATAGTCATAAGCCGCCATTTCTGTTTTGGTTAATGCAGTTGAGCTGGGGTGTATTTGGCGTCAATGAATGGACGCCTCGCTTGATTGCTCCTGCGTTTGCGCTGGCTACGGTTTTCCTGAGCGCGCCTTTCGCACGGCTACTTTGGCCGAAACGTCCGGCAATTGGCGATTCTGTCCCGTTTATATTACTGGGTTTTTGGCTATGGATTATATTCAGCACCTTAACCCTGTTCGATATGCTGCTGAGCTTCTTTGTTCTGCTGGGCCTTTACAGTCTGGTTAAGGCTAGCCTTACCCACTCAGGATTCAAGTATTGGCTGCTGTTGGGATTGGCTGTTGGCGGAGGAATCCTGACGAAAGGCCCTGTGATTCTGATCCATTGTTTGCCGGTCGCCTTATTGGCGCCCTGGTGGACACGAGACACCGAAGCCAACGCCATCAACTGGCGGAGTTGGTATCTTGGGGTTTTGCTGGGCTTATTGACCGGCGTGTTAATAGCCTTATCGTGGGCAATACCGGCCGGGTTCTCAGGGGGCGAGGCTTATCAAAAAGCTATTTTTCTGGGCCAAACAACCGGACGACTGGTCAATTCATTTGCGCATGCCAAACCGTGGTGGTGGTATCTTGTATTTTCGCCGCTTTTTTTATTGCCTTGGCTGTTGTGGCGTCCATTTTGGGCAGGATTGACTACACTGAAACTGAACGAAAAAGGCATGCGATTGTGTATCGCCTGGTTTTTACCAGTATTCATCGCATTTTCTTTTGTCAGCGGTAAACAGTTACATTATTTATTACCCGAAATACCGGCATTGGCGTTGCTGATTGCCCGTTCAGCGGATGGCGCGTCATTGACAAAAGGCCAGCAATTCCATCATTTATTAACAGGCATGGCCCTCTTGGTGGGTTTGATTGCCGTAGGTTTGTCCAGAGTCAGTGAAACGCTATCATGGCCGGAAACAGCTGAATCGCTGTTGTTCAATTGGGGTAGCTTATTACTGATAAGTGGGGTTGTCTTAAGGTTCATTGCTGTTCAGTCGCTCAAGCATTCGGCGCTTTTGATCTGCCTGACATCGATACTTTTGTTATCCGTGACGTCATCCGCTTACTTTTCGCTAGAACATCAGCGCTATGATCTTGAACAACCGTCCAAAACTGTTGCCAACTTGCTAGCAGAAGGTAAGCCCATCGTTCACTATAAAAAATACCATGGAGAATACAACTTTTATGGGCGGTTACCACATGGCTTGCCGGTAGTACCTGATGCGTTGAAATGGTCAAGGCAGCATCCGGAGGGCTATATCATTATCGCTTACAAACCAAAAAAGCACGTTCACAGAGAAGGCATCGTTTTTAAGCATGCTTTTAAAAATAAAACAAAAGCGATTATTTCAGCCGATTTTTTACTCAAGGATCCTGAATTACAAGCGTTATTAAACCAATAA
- a CDS encoding glycosyltransferase family 2 protein produces the protein MKLSVVIPVFNEAENIVPLLLEIQSALASVTAYEIIYVDDGSDDATPTILQDAMPKVPALRVIRHAHSCGQSRALHTGVSAAKYPWIATLDGDGQNDPADIMHLCEVFTQQAQIDPHLWMIAGWRKQRHDSAWRKISSKLANFIRGNLLGDNTPDTGCGLKLFLRDQFLMLPYFDHMHRFLPALILRAGGRVYSEPVNHRPRINGHSKYGTLDRLAAGIIDLMGVLWLKKRSRPVLVLEVQSE, from the coding sequence ATGAAGTTATCAGTTGTGATACCAGTCTTTAATGAGGCCGAAAATATAGTGCCGTTGCTGTTGGAAATTCAAAGCGCTTTAGCGTCTGTAACAGCGTATGAGATTATCTATGTTGACGATGGCAGCGATGATGCCACGCCGACCATTCTTCAAGATGCGATGCCAAAAGTCCCCGCTTTAAGAGTGATCAGACATGCGCATAGCTGTGGTCAAAGCCGGGCATTGCATACCGGCGTTAGTGCGGCAAAATACCCCTGGATTGCAACCCTGGACGGTGACGGTCAGAATGATCCTGCGGATATCATGCATTTGTGTGAGGTTTTTACTCAGCAAGCTCAAATAGACCCGCATTTATGGATGATTGCCGGTTGGCGCAAGCAACGCCATGACTCGGCATGGCGGAAGATTTCATCAAAATTGGCCAATTTCATCCGGGGAAATTTGCTGGGTGATAATACCCCGGATACCGGATGCGGTTTGAAACTGTTCCTACGCGATCAATTTTTAATGCTGCCTTATTTTGATCATATGCATCGTTTTTTGCCCGCACTGATTTTAAGAGCCGGTGGACGGGTTTACTCCGAACCGGTCAATCACAGGCCAAGAATCAATGGTCATTCCAAGTACGGCACTTTGGACAGATTAGCCGCAGGAATCATTGATCTGATGGGGGTGTTATGGCTAAAAAAACGCAGTCGCCCGGTATTGGTACTGGAGGTTCAAAGTGAATAA
- a CDS encoding methyltransferase domain-containing protein produces MTEAAITESVQNYYGQVLTSSKDLKTSACCTLDAVPQYLRPYLKDIHPEVLARFYGCGSPLPPSLDGCTVLDLGCGTGRDCYLLSRLVGETGKVIGVDMTEAQLAVARQHCDWHAQQYGYAQSNVTFIEGHIENLQALGIADNSIDVVVSNCVINLSPNKMRVLAEIFRVLKPGGELYFSDVYSDRRIPAALKTDPVLLGECLGGALYWEDFRRTLFDLGCPDVRVVKESPITLDDAEVAGKIGMVTFRSVTVRAFKVALEDRCEDYGQVACYKGSLPDHPHAFDLDDHHHFETGRPLRVCGNTADMLSASRYASHFDVWGDKTIHFGLFDCAPPNKSLSLESGASCC; encoded by the coding sequence ATGACAGAAGCCGCCATAACCGAGTCCGTTCAAAATTATTACGGACAGGTTCTTACCTCTTCAAAAGACTTAAAAACCAGTGCCTGCTGTACTCTGGATGCCGTTCCGCAGTACCTGCGGCCGTATCTTAAAGATATTCATCCAGAAGTGCTTGCCCGTTTCTATGGGTGTGGGTCACCGCTTCCTCCCAGTCTTGATGGCTGTACAGTATTGGATTTGGGTTGCGGTACAGGCCGCGACTGTTATTTGTTGTCTCGCTTGGTTGGAGAAACCGGCAAAGTCATCGGCGTGGATATGACGGAGGCCCAATTGGCCGTCGCCAGACAACATTGTGATTGGCACGCTCAGCAATACGGTTACGCTCAATCGAATGTTACGTTTATTGAGGGGCATATCGAGAACTTACAGGCATTGGGCATCGCAGATAATTCCATCGATGTGGTTGTGTCCAATTGTGTGATTAATTTATCTCCGAACAAAATGCGCGTACTGGCCGAAATCTTTCGGGTATTAAAACCTGGGGGCGAGCTTTATTTTTCTGACGTATATTCTGACAGACGCATTCCTGCTGCACTAAAAACGGATCCGGTTTTACTGGGTGAGTGCCTTGGAGGTGCCTTATATTGGGAAGATTTCAGACGAACTCTATTTGATCTGGGCTGTCCTGATGTTCGGGTTGTCAAAGAAAGCCCGATCACATTAGATGATGCTGAAGTAGCCGGTAAGATTGGAATGGTTACTTTTAGATCGGTTACGGTCAGAGCATTTAAAGTCGCACTTGAAGATCGCTGCGAAGATTATGGCCAGGTTGCCTGCTACAAAGGCAGCCTACCTGATCATCCTCATGCTTTCGATCTGGACGATCATCATCATTTTGAAACCGGCCGTCCTTTAAGGGTGTGCGGCAATACGGCCGATATGCTGAGCGCCAGCCGCTATGCCAGTCATTTTGATGTGTGGGGCGATAAAACGATTCACTTTGGGCTGTTTGATTGCGCACCGCCTAATAAAAGCCTCTCTTTAGAATCGGGCGCATCCTGTTGCTGA
- a CDS encoding lipid-A-disaccharide synthase N-terminal domain-containing protein, translating into MNNESYWLVVGFLGQGLFSARFVVQWIKSEREKKSVFPVAFWYFSIGGGLTLLVYAIHKQDPVFIIGQASGLFIYLRNLYFVVYEKNAALQT; encoded by the coding sequence GTGAATAATGAGTCTTATTGGTTAGTGGTCGGTTTTCTGGGACAGGGCTTGTTTTCCGCCCGGTTTGTGGTGCAGTGGATCAAAAGTGAACGGGAGAAAAAAAGCGTATTTCCTGTCGCCTTCTGGTACTTCAGTATTGGCGGAGGACTCACGCTGCTTGTTTATGCCATTCATAAACAAGATCCTGTGTTTATAATTGGTCAGGCCAGCGGCTTGTTTATTTATTTACGTAATTTATATTTTGTCGTTTACGAAAAGAATGCCGCATTGCAAACTTGA
- a CDS encoding 2Fe-2S iron-sulfur cluster-binding protein: MIFRHITLDEQVTVCHEGETVLDAMLREGRDVPYSCRQGACQSCMMRSLEGMPPEDSQKGLKNVLCKQDYFLACLCFPSQDMVVALSHQADFFTEATVVSKVSLNQETLLLTIQCKDALDYYAGQFVNLKRSDGLMRSYSIANSKVHTHKLTFHIRRLAGGRFSEWVHQELNVGDILSVSDPQGLCFYLPDNQGQNMLLIGTGSGLAPLAGIIEEALEQGHTGQIHLYHGSREMDGLYWIDEMQALQQHYENFHYTPCVSRGDAPDGVATGRANDVAMATLPDLKGWRVFLCGHPDMVNQTKTQAYLNGASLKDIYSDAFHVASSSLE, translated from the coding sequence ATGATTTTTAGACACATCACGCTGGATGAACAGGTAACCGTTTGCCATGAAGGTGAAACAGTGCTGGACGCTATGTTACGTGAAGGTAGGGATGTGCCTTACAGTTGCCGTCAGGGGGCTTGTCAGTCTTGCATGATGCGTAGCCTGGAAGGAATGCCCCCGGAAGACTCACAAAAAGGATTAAAAAATGTTTTGTGCAAACAGGATTATTTTTTAGCGTGTCTGTGTTTTCCCAGCCAGGACATGGTTGTCGCTTTAAGTCATCAAGCTGATTTTTTTACCGAAGCAACCGTGGTCAGTAAAGTGTCACTTAATCAGGAAACGCTTTTACTGACCATTCAGTGCAAGGACGCACTGGATTATTATGCGGGACAATTTGTTAATCTGAAGCGTTCAGACGGCCTGATGCGCAGCTATTCAATTGCCAACAGTAAAGTTCACACGCATAAACTGACGTTTCATATTCGTCGTTTGGCCGGCGGCCGTTTCAGTGAGTGGGTGCATCAAGAACTTAACGTGGGTGACATCCTCTCTGTATCGGATCCACAGGGTCTTTGTTTTTATTTGCCCGATAACCAGGGGCAAAATATGTTGCTGATAGGCACGGGAAGTGGCTTGGCTCCTTTGGCAGGCATCATAGAAGAAGCTCTAGAACAAGGACATACGGGACAAATACATTTATATCACGGTAGCCGGGAAATGGATGGTTTGTATTGGATTGATGAAATGCAGGCATTGCAGCAACACTATGAAAATTTCCATTACACGCCTTGCGTATCGCGCGGTGACGCGCCGGACGGCGTTGCAACAGGCCGCGCCAACGATGTTGCTATGGCCACATTACCCGATTTGAAAGGCTGGCGAGTCTTTCTGTGCGGCCACCCGGATATGGTTAATCAAACTAAAACCCAGGCTTATCTTAACGGAGCCTCACTGAAAGATATTTACTCCGACGCATTTCATGTGGCCTCATCTTCCCTTGAATAA
- a CDS encoding proton-conducting transporter transmembrane domain-containing protein, whose protein sequence is MYRAYAETRPTLSLWLFVSFLGLVGFPISPAFLGEDLLLAHASSHDLWFALPIAIAFVINGITAARVYQRLCMGRPVEVLVEDLSC, encoded by the coding sequence CTGTACCGGGCTTACGCAGAAACCCGGCCTACCTTGTCACTGTGGTTATTTGTGAGCTTTTTGGGATTGGTAGGATTTCCTATATCACCGGCATTTTTGGGCGAAGACTTATTGTTGGCGCATGCAAGCAGTCATGATCTTTGGTTTGCTTTGCCTATCGCCATCGCGTTTGTAATTAACGGTATTACCGCCGCTCGGGTCTATCAAAGGTTATGTATGGGAAGGCCGGTTGAAGTGCTTGTAGAGGACTTAAGTTGTTGA
- a CDS encoding group I truncated hemoglobin: MSEAKPTLYEQLGGEAAVNAAVDIFYRKVLSDFRINRFFDNSDIEKQAAKQKAFLTMAFGGPNNYTGTDMRTAHARFVKMGLNDSHFDAVMEHLSGTLRELKVPEELVGQVAAIAESTRADVLGK; this comes from the coding sequence ATGAGCGAAGCAAAACCAACCCTTTATGAACAACTCGGTGGCGAAGCAGCAGTCAATGCAGCAGTCGATATTTTCTATCGCAAAGTTTTAAGCGATTTTCGAATCAATCGTTTTTTTGATAATTCGGATATAGAAAAACAAGCTGCAAAACAAAAAGCGTTTCTTACCATGGCTTTTGGCGGTCCCAATAACTATACCGGAACCGATATGCGAACTGCGCATGCACGGTTTGTCAAAATGGGCTTAAACGATTCCCACTTTGATGCAGTTATGGAGCATTTATCAGGCACGTTAAGAGAACTGAAAGTACCAGAGGAACTGGTAGGCCAGGTAGCGGCAATAGCTGAAAGCACCCGCGCTGACGTTTTAGGCAAATAA
- a CDS encoding response regulator transcription factor — MRLLLVEDDKDLVKSLKKALEKAGFAVDVAYDGVEGEFLGNEGIYSAAILDLGLPLRSGLEVLTHWRSCSNALPVLVLTARDAWYEKVDGFKAGADDYLGKPFHIEELIARINALIHRVNRQPSGLLKVGGLTLDEARQQVTTETGLTHELTGTEFRLLRCFLLNPGRVLSKSALTDLVYDLDSDKNSNVIEVYVNHLRRLLGKERFETRRGQGYVFKDVDP; from the coding sequence ATGCGATTACTTTTGGTAGAAGACGATAAGGATTTGGTTAAGTCATTAAAAAAGGCTTTGGAAAAAGCAGGCTTTGCCGTCGATGTTGCCTATGATGGCGTTGAGGGCGAGTTTTTGGGTAATGAGGGCATTTACAGCGCAGCCATTCTCGATTTGGGCCTGCCTTTACGCAGCGGCCTGGAGGTTTTGACCCACTGGCGGTCCTGTTCCAACGCCTTACCCGTGCTGGTTCTGACTGCACGGGATGCCTGGTATGAAAAAGTGGACGGGTTTAAAGCCGGTGCCGATGATTATCTGGGAAAACCATTTCATATTGAAGAATTAATAGCCCGCATCAATGCCCTGATTCACAGAGTTAATCGTCAACCTTCAGGGCTGCTAAAAGTGGGGGGATTGACGTTGGATGAAGCGCGTCAGCAAGTGACTACGGAAACTGGCTTGACGCATGAATTAACCGGCACAGAGTTTCGCTTGCTGCGTTGTTTTTTGCTTAACCCTGGTCGGGTGCTAAGCAAATCCGCATTGACCGATCTGGTCTACGATCTGGATTCGGATAAAAACAGTAATGTGATTGAAGTCTATGTCAATCATTTGCGGCGCTTACTGGGCAAGGAGCGTTTTGAGACCCGCAGAGGGCAAGGGTATGTTTTTAAGGATGTTGACCCATGA
- a CDS encoding putative inorganic carbon transporter subunit DabA — MMAKALKRNAPERCRWFELGPKTPDNQMAHEHVIARASSIFEPRPELNHFNNLYCIVGRRSLTRDLFLDRRALLHSSDPNTDVQGDILVKIMSASIPVCGSINLEYLISRLDNSVYGAGTKLSHNVIGLLGVTNDVVDDLRALVNHRK, encoded by the coding sequence ATGATGGCCAAGGCTTTAAAGCGCAATGCCCCTGAGCGTTGCCGCTGGTTTGAATTAGGTCCCAAAACGCCGGACAATCAAATGGCACATGAGCATGTCATAGCCAGAGCTTCATCAATTTTCGAACCTCGCCCGGAACTCAATCATTTCAACAATCTTTACTGTATCGTGGGCCGTAGATCGCTCACTCGCGATTTGTTCCTGGATAGACGCGCATTACTGCATTCCTCCGATCCGAATACCGATGTTCAAGGCGATATCCTGGTCAAGATAATGTCGGCAAGCATTCCGGTGTGCGGCAGCATCAATCTGGAATATTTGATTTCTCGTCTCGATAACTCAGTCTATGGCGCCGGTACCAAGCTTTCCCATAATGTCATCGGCTTGTTGGGCGTGACAAATGATGTCGTGGACGATTTGCGCGCACTAGTTAACCATCGCAAATGA
- a CDS encoding ATP-binding protein produces MKSLQLQLSIGLLLSLIVSFTILWSMTGSTLQRLAEEYLAGHLSHDGESIMEALSIAADQQIIVDAASIEPVYKRPLSGNYYLVITSSGVIKSDSLADQSFAVPPLSPGQTLRISNPGPNGQPLLIMAQAFLLNGIPVTVAVAEDFSKALGMIDYVQQGYTEMALALLTALIAIQIIILRAGFKPLKKIQHQLQALEHGALHQLDTNVPKEVAGLVNEVNDLLRIMEQRLQRKRNSLGDLAHALKTPLTVLQQLAHEDELKHHTDLQAQLILQTTNLQRIIDRVLKRVRLAGPGSVYTSFNVEQEIKDLIHAMSRIYHDKQLSIHAEFNGVKSLMIDREDMLELTGNLMDNACKWCKHRVVIRFHADDQLRIVVEDDGNGAPDSALPALSQRGIRLDERIDGQGLGLSIAQAITDQYDGALTFSHSEELGGFSVQAVLQLRSSSI; encoded by the coding sequence ATGAAGTCTTTGCAGTTACAGCTCAGTATAGGCTTGTTATTGAGCCTGATTGTTTCCTTTACGATTCTGTGGTCGATGACCGGTTCGACATTGCAACGGTTGGCCGAAGAATATTTGGCCGGGCATCTGAGCCATGACGGCGAGAGCATCATGGAGGCTTTATCAATCGCGGCCGATCAGCAGATTATCGTCGATGCCGCTTCTATAGAGCCGGTCTATAAACGGCCGTTGTCGGGTAATTATTATCTGGTGATTACCTCCTCAGGTGTCATCAAATCAGACTCTTTGGCGGATCAAAGTTTTGCCGTTCCCCCCCTGTCTCCCGGGCAGACTTTACGAATTTCTAACCCAGGGCCTAATGGACAGCCCTTATTGATTATGGCGCAGGCTTTTTTACTTAATGGGATTCCCGTTACCGTAGCGGTTGCCGAGGATTTTTCAAAGGCGCTTGGCATGATTGACTATGTTCAACAGGGTTATACCGAGATGGCCCTCGCTTTATTAACGGCCTTGATCGCAATCCAAATCATCATTCTTCGGGCCGGCTTCAAGCCGTTGAAAAAAATTCAGCATCAATTGCAGGCATTGGAACATGGTGCGCTTCATCAACTCGATACGAATGTGCCTAAAGAGGTTGCCGGCCTGGTCAACGAAGTTAATGATTTGCTCAGAATCATGGAGCAACGCTTGCAAAGGAAGCGTAATTCATTAGGTGATTTGGCGCATGCGTTGAAAACTCCTTTAACGGTGTTGCAGCAACTGGCTCATGAAGATGAGTTAAAGCACCATACAGACCTACAAGCTCAGTTGATCCTACAGACCACGAATCTGCAGCGCATCATCGATCGTGTATTAAAACGAGTGCGTTTGGCAGGACCTGGCTCGGTCTACACCAGCTTTAATGTGGAGCAGGAAATAAAGGACTTGATCCACGCGATGAGCCGGATTTACCACGATAAACAGCTGTCAATTCACGCAGAATTCAATGGTGTCAAAAGCTTAATGATTGACCGGGAAGACATGCTGGAATTGACCGGTAATCTGATGGATAACGCGTGTAAATGGTGTAAACATCGAGTAGTCATTCGCTTTCATGCCGATGATCAGCTTCGTATCGTTGTCGAGGATGATGGTAACGGTGCCCCGGATTCCGCCTTGCCGGCATTATCGCAACGAGGAATCCGCCTGGATGAGCGCATCGATGGACAGGGACTGGGATTGTCAATTGCCCAGGCAATCACAGATCAATATGACGGCGCATTAACTTTCAGCCATTCTGAAGAGTTGGGCGGCTTTAGCGTTCAAGCCGTTTTGCAGTTACGGTCCAGTTCGATTTGA